A single genomic interval of Pseudomonadota bacterium harbors:
- a CDS encoding helix-turn-helix domain-containing protein codes for MKEPVVNSSDNVFADLGFPPEEAAILQMRSEIMADLRKLIKNKKLTQAEAAEIFGVSQSRVSDLIRGKWEKFSLEMLIILATKAGMRISLKRAA; via the coding sequence ATGAAAGAACCTGTTGTTAATTCTTCCGACAATGTATTTGCCGATCTGGGATTTCCTCCCGAGGAGGCCGCAATTCTTCAAATGCGTTCGGAAATAATGGCTGATCTCAGGAAGCTCATCAAAAACAAGAAACTTACACAGGCTGAAGCGGCTGAGATTTTTGGTGTCAGCCAGTCACGGGTTTCTGACCTAATTAGAGGCAAGTGGGAAAAATTCAGTTTGGAAATGCTTATCATTCTTGCAACAAAGGCCGGTATGCGTATCAGCCTTAAAAGAGCCGCATAA
- a CDS encoding type II toxin-antitoxin system RelE/ParE family toxin: MKLLKFIGSSLDDLRNFPYEARKAAGFELYSVQCGHEPSDWKPMSGIGRGVKEIRIHVLGEWRIIYVAKFENAIYVLHSFQKKTRKTDKHDIEIARRRYKQIGG, encoded by the coding sequence ATGAAACTCCTGAAATTTATCGGATCAAGCCTTGATGATCTCCGTAATTTTCCGTATGAAGCACGTAAAGCAGCGGGTTTTGAATTATATTCCGTTCAATGCGGTCATGAACCAAGCGATTGGAAACCCATGTCCGGCATAGGTCGTGGAGTGAAGGAAATTCGAATACATGTTTTGGGAGAATGGCGTATTATCTATGTGGCAAAGTTTGAAAATGCTATTTATGTTCTTCACTCTTTTCAAAAAAAGACTCGGAAAACGGATAAACATGATATTGAAATTGCTCGCAGGCGATATAAGCAAATTGGAGGGTAG